In Psychrobacter ciconiae, the following are encoded in one genomic region:
- a CDS encoding DUF475 domain-containing protein, translated as MRHFYLDFVLTAIALMIAAWWGYSHGGIGGMITTLSITAILAVMEISLSFDNAVVNASVLKGWDDFWKKIFLTVGVLIAVFGMRLVFPIVIVAVTADIGMMQVINLALYQPAEYSARLMAHHAEISAFGGIFLLLVFLNFIFDDKEVHWFKWLEGRLVKLGKVDAISVFVALIALIVASSWAQADQSIAVLTAGIWGILVYLSVQVISGLLEGDLEEGLDGVNNGSGEAATSAIMKGGIIGFLYLEVLDASFSFDGVIGAFAITNDVVVIMLGLAIGAMFVRSMTIFLVNKGTLDEFIYLEHGAHYAIAKST; from the coding sequence ATGAGACATTTTTATTTAGACTTCGTCCTTACCGCGATAGCTTTGATGATTGCAGCGTGGTGGGGTTATTCTCATGGCGGTATTGGCGGCATGATAACCACATTATCCATCACCGCCATTTTAGCGGTCATGGAGATATCGTTATCATTTGATAATGCCGTGGTTAATGCTTCTGTGCTTAAAGGCTGGGATGATTTTTGGAAAAAAATATTTTTAACCGTAGGGGTTTTAATCGCCGTGTTTGGGATGCGATTGGTTTTTCCTATCGTTATTGTTGCTGTCACCGCCGATATCGGAATGATGCAAGTCATCAATTTAGCATTGTATCAGCCGGCTGAATACTCAGCACGCTTGATGGCGCATCATGCTGAAATTTCAGCGTTTGGGGGCATTTTCTTACTTCTTGTATTCTTAAATTTCATTTTTGATGATAAAGAGGTGCATTGGTTTAAATGGCTTGAAGGTCGTTTGGTAAAGCTAGGCAAGGTAGATGCTATCAGTGTATTTGTTGCTCTAATTGCCTTAATAGTTGCGTCATCATGGGCGCAAGCTGACCAATCCATAGCCGTATTAACTGCTGGCATTTGGGGCATATTGGTGTACTTGAGCGTGCAAGTCATTTCCGGACTTCTTGAAGGCGATCTTGAGGAAGGTTTAGATGGCGTAAACAATGGTTCTGGTGAAGCAGCAACAAGCGCCATTATGAAAGGCGGCATTATTGGATTCTTATATCTAGAAGTTCTTGATGCCTCATTTAGCTTCGATGGGGTGATTGGGGCATTTGCAATTACTAATGATGTCGTCGTGATCATGCTAGGTCTTGCTATTGGTGCTATGTTTGTGCGATCAATGACTATATTTTTAGTGAATAAAGGCACGCTTGATGAGTTCATTTATCTGGAGCATGGCGCTCATTATGCTATAGCCAAATCGACCTAA
- a CDS encoding MgtC/SapB family protein, producing MIEFDLSLNLLLYHLMQLSIAFVLSLPIAFNRETQDKGAGLRTFPLVSIASCAFMLVAADIYHGSHPEARIMYAIITGMGFIGGGAIFKGNNSIKGTATAASLWNTAAIGISVAYGRYEIAIILSVVNFMILQFSEPFKKQISNPD from the coding sequence ATGATTGAATTTGATTTAAGCTTAAATTTACTACTGTATCACCTTATGCAATTAAGCATCGCTTTTGTACTGTCATTACCGATCGCTTTTAATCGTGAAACTCAAGATAAAGGCGCAGGGCTAAGAACGTTTCCTTTAGTAAGTATTGCGTCGTGCGCATTTATGCTCGTGGCTGCAGATATCTATCACGGATCGCATCCTGAGGCGAGAATAATGTACGCTATCATCACAGGAATGGGCTTCATAGGTGGTGGGGCTATCTTTAAAGGCAACAATAGCATCAAAGGCACTGCAACAGCAGCTAGCTTGTGGAATACCGCTGCGATAGGAATATCAGTGGCTTATGGTCGCTATGAGATCGCCATTATATTATCTGTTGTTAATTTTATGATTTTACAGTTTTCAGAGCCGTTTAAAAAACAAATATCAAATCCAGACTGA
- a CDS encoding pirin family protein, producing MTTISRKVFRKVAEQFSGIATADGDGVKLTRIIGSPQINFLDPFLLLDCFESDDKNDYIGGFPAHPHRGFETVTYLLNGRMRHKDNAGHEGLIESGGVQWMTAAKGIIHSEMPEQEEGLLKGFQLWVNLPAAAKMSPPKYQEFPPESTPLECRDDGTQIRVISGRTNQGTVGPVVNHYTYPTYLDVSLPAETTFEQSLPEAHNAFIYVIEGDVRVMSDGDDGADAANQQLTAKTLGVLTHGDELLVTAGSDGARFLLIAGKPLQEPIARGGPFVMNTKAEVLQAFEDFNQGNF from the coding sequence ATGACAACAATATCCCGTAAAGTCTTTCGTAAAGTTGCTGAGCAGTTTTCAGGTATCGCAACGGCGGATGGCGATGGCGTCAAGTTGACCCGAATCATCGGCTCACCGCAAATTAACTTTCTTGACCCTTTTTTATTGCTCGACTGCTTTGAAAGCGACGATAAAAATGACTATATTGGCGGCTTTCCGGCGCACCCGCATCGCGGTTTTGAAACGGTGACTTACCTGCTAAATGGTCGGATGCGTCACAAAGACAATGCCGGTCATGAAGGGCTTATCGAGTCCGGCGGCGTTCAGTGGATGACGGCAGCAAAAGGTATCATTCATTCAGAAATGCCAGAACAAGAAGAGGGGCTACTCAAAGGCTTTCAGCTTTGGGTTAACCTTCCTGCCGCCGCAAAAATGAGTCCGCCTAAATATCAAGAGTTTCCACCTGAATCAACGCCGCTTGAGTGCCGCGATGACGGCACGCAAATTCGGGTAATTTCAGGGCGTACCAATCAAGGAACGGTGGGTCCTGTGGTCAATCACTATACGTATCCGACGTATCTTGATGTCAGCCTTCCTGCCGAAACGACGTTTGAGCAATCGCTTCCTGAAGCGCATAACGCCTTTATTTACGTGATCGAGGGCGATGTCCGCGTGATGTCAGATGGCGATGACGGCGCTGATGCGGCAAACCAACAACTAACCGCGAAAACTCTTGGCGTGTTGACTCACGGGGATGAGCTGTTGGTAACCGCTGGCAGTGACGGCGCGCGCTTTTTACTTATCGCCGGCAAGCCTTTACAAGAGCCCATTGCTCGCGGTGGACCTTTTGTGATGAATACCAAAGCTGAGGTTTTGCAAGCTTTTGAAGACTTTAATCAAGGTAATTTTTAA
- a CDS encoding LysR family transcriptional regulator, protein MGQLEDMALFVRVVDAGSITKAAEQLSLAKSVVSRRLKDLETRLSTQLISRTTRKSNVTEAGAEYYRRAKIILDEVSLLNEQTSGAPMLIEGTLKLTAPLTFGLMHLNTVIHDFVNLHPNLRFELDFTDRNVDLIEEGFELAIRIGNLQDSSYQAQRLTVIRSVICASPDYLSQNGMPTTLEDLAAHHFLQYSLSQNHDLVLTDEQGQRHQVTTPSKMMANNGDFLLDMAVRGHGIVALPTFIAYQKLKSQALVPILQQFRLPTLNAYAVYPQNKFLSKRCRALIALISERFGEHPYWDDDCGFTEAYD, encoded by the coding sequence GTGGGACAATTAGAAGACATGGCGCTGTTCGTTCGAGTTGTAGATGCCGGCAGCATTACCAAAGCTGCCGAACAGCTAAGCCTTGCCAAGTCCGTGGTCAGTCGCCGCCTCAAAGACTTAGAGACCCGTCTTAGCACTCAACTCATCAGCCGAACGACAAGAAAATCAAACGTCACAGAAGCAGGTGCAGAATATTATCGGCGCGCTAAAATTATCCTTGATGAAGTGAGCTTGTTAAATGAGCAAACCAGCGGCGCGCCCATGCTTATTGAAGGAACGCTCAAGCTGACCGCGCCGTTGACCTTTGGCTTGATGCACCTAAATACGGTGATTCATGACTTTGTCAACTTGCATCCTAATTTGCGCTTTGAGCTGGATTTTACTGACCGAAACGTGGATTTAATTGAAGAAGGCTTCGAGCTTGCCATTCGCATTGGCAATTTGCAAGACTCAAGCTATCAAGCCCAGCGGCTGACGGTCATTCGCTCCGTTATTTGCGCAAGTCCTGACTATTTAAGTCAAAACGGCATGCCAACAACGCTAGAGGATTTAGCCGCGCATCATTTTTTACAATATAGCTTGAGCCAAAACCATGATTTAGTCTTAACCGATGAGCAAGGTCAACGCCATCAGGTGACCACGCCCTCAAAAATGATGGCAAATAATGGGGATTTTTTGTTAGATATGGCGGTCAGAGGTCATGGAATTGTTGCCCTGCCGACCTTTATTGCTTATCAAAAGCTTAAAAGCCAAGCGCTAGTCCCTATTCTTCAACAGTTTCGACTGCCAACCTTAAACGCTTACGCCGTTTACCCACAAAATAAGTTTTTATCAAAGCGGTGCCGAGCGCTTATCGCCCTGATTAGCGAGCGCTTTGGCGAGCATCCTTATTGGGATGACGATTGTGGTTTTACAGAAGCATACGACTAA
- a CDS encoding IS630 transposase-related protein: protein MTYSLDFRKQVLKSLANGMTFAEAAVFYDISPTTIQKWKKRLHSKTTRNVTARKITDEALRKDVEDYPDSYHYERAARLNCSASGICEALKRLGISKKKDLRTPKRLPDKKS from the coding sequence ATGACCTATTCCTTAGATTTTCGCAAACAAGTGCTTAAAAGCTTAGCTAACGGCATGACCTTTGCTGAAGCTGCCGTATTTTATGACATCAGCCCGACCACCATTCAAAAGTGGAAGAAGCGGCTTCACAGCAAAACTACTCGCAATGTCACGGCACGAAAGATAACTGATGAGGCATTGCGTAAAGACGTTGAAGACTATCCCGACAGCTATCATTACGAACGTGCTGCCCGCTTAAACTGCAGTGCCTCAGGGATTTGTGAGGCGTTAAAGCGCTTGGGAATCAGCAAAAAAAAAGACCTTAGAACACCCAAACGCTTGCCCGATAAAAAGAGCTGA
- a CDS encoding IS630 family transposase yields MKRAEFNAKLHYFKQQGFPIIYMDESGFEHETIRPYGYAPIGKPCIDSYNWQGKKRTNVIGALYQKVLFALEFIEKNVNWRVIYDWCKYKLIPSLKTKCVIVMDNASFHKNRRIAKLLNRHGHRILWLPPYSPDLNPIENKWAQVKFLRQGWIENDLSKLFYDIHPNHNSFKVN; encoded by the coding sequence ATAAAAAGAGCTGAGTTTAACGCTAAGCTCCACTACTTCAAACAACAAGGCTTTCCCATCATCTATATGGACGAAAGTGGCTTTGAGCATGAAACGATAAGACCATACGGTTATGCACCAATAGGTAAACCTTGTATCGATAGCTACAACTGGCAAGGTAAAAAACGAACCAACGTCATTGGAGCGTTATACCAAAAGGTCTTGTTTGCGCTAGAATTCATTGAAAAGAACGTCAATTGGCGAGTGATTTATGATTGGTGCAAGTACAAACTGATTCCAAGCCTTAAGACCAAATGCGTGATTGTGATGGACAACGCATCCTTTCATAAAAACCGTCGCATTGCCAAACTGCTTAACCGTCATGGTCATCGCATCTTATGGCTACCACCTTACAGTCCTGACCTAAACCCTATCGAGAATAAATGGGCTCAGGTAAAATTCTTAAGACAAGGTTGGATAGAAAATGACTTATCAAAACTGTTTTATGATATTCATCCAAACCATAACTCTTTTAAAGTGAACTGA
- the copM gene encoding CopM family metallochaperone produces MITDHKLRLSVIAVGTITALLLSACQPAKNEAEVTTSDAEVTEVETQAATAEASPHANHDMSADMASDDASMSAMHQEYSASMTKMHEEMMVGMSYNDPDMAFAQGMLGHHIGAVDMAKIQLKYGTDAEMRKLAQDIIDAQQSEIATMKSWLANHSDAQAPTPDTEDMQKDYADGMDEMHEDMMEGIADPRPDMAFARGMLPHHVGAVDMAKVQLKYGKDAEMRKLAQDIIDAQEPEIKQMENWIDRQDT; encoded by the coding sequence ATGATTACTGACCATAAATTACGATTATCTGTCATTGCGGTAGGGACGATTACAGCGTTACTGCTTAGTGCCTGTCAGCCTGCCAAAAACGAAGCAGAAGTAACGACAAGTGATGCGGAAGTGACAGAGGTAGAAACTCAAGCAGCCACTGCTGAGGCAAGCCCACACGCAAATCATGACATGAGCGCGGATATGGCATCAGACGATGCTTCTATGAGCGCTATGCACCAAGAGTACAGCGCTTCTATGACCAAAATGCATGAAGAAATGATGGTCGGAATGAGCTATAACGACCCTGACATGGCTTTTGCTCAAGGCATGCTAGGTCACCATATCGGTGCAGTTGATATGGCAAAAATTCAGCTTAAATATGGTACTGATGCCGAAATGCGCAAACTTGCTCAGGACATTATTGACGCTCAGCAATCAGAGATTGCAACGATGAAATCTTGGCTTGCCAACCACAGTGACGCCCAAGCGCCTACGCCCGACACTGAAGATATGCAAAAAGACTATGCCGACGGGATGGATGAGATGCACGAGGACATGATGGAAGGTATTGCCGACCCAAGACCTGACATGGCATTTGCTCGCGGAATGCTGCCTCATCATGTGGGCGCCGTTGACATGGCAAAAGTTCAACTCAAATACGGTAAAGATGCCGAAATGCGCAAGCTTGCTCAAGACATTATTGATGCTCAAGAGCCTGAAATCAAACAAATGGAAAATTGGATCGATAGGCAAGATACTTAA
- a CDS encoding heavy metal response regulator transcription factor yields MKILLVEDEISLGDYIQKGLTEAGFIVSHQITGLDGYHALMSEDFNVVVMDVMLPDISGFEVVRNYRAAGKLTPVLFLTAKDELSDRIKGIEIGGDDYLTKPFAFAELLVRIKSLLRRAKQVDYSSNVLKIADLTMDIAKRSVYRGETLIKLTAKEFALLQFLLERQGEVLPRSVIASQVWDINFDSDTNVIDVAIRRLRLKIDDDFEIKLIHTVRGMGYRLEVIDSPDATAKAPTS; encoded by the coding sequence ATGAAAATTTTACTCGTTGAAGATGAGATATCCCTCGGTGATTACATACAAAAGGGACTTACAGAGGCAGGATTTATCGTAAGCCATCAAATTACAGGGCTTGATGGCTATCATGCTTTGATGAGTGAGGATTTTAATGTGGTGGTCATGGACGTGATGCTGCCCGACATCAGCGGCTTTGAAGTGGTTCGCAATTACCGCGCCGCAGGAAAGTTGACGCCAGTGCTGTTTTTGACTGCTAAAGATGAGCTAAGTGATCGTATTAAGGGCATTGAAATCGGCGGTGATGACTATTTAACCAAGCCTTTTGCTTTTGCTGAACTGTTGGTGAGAATAAAAAGCCTGCTGCGCCGCGCCAAGCAAGTGGACTACAGCAGCAATGTGCTAAAAATTGCTGATCTGACGATGGACATTGCCAAACGCAGTGTTTATCGGGGCGAAACATTAATCAAGCTTACCGCCAAAGAGTTTGCCCTATTGCAGTTTTTGCTTGAGCGCCAAGGTGAGGTATTACCAAGATCTGTGATCGCCTCGCAGGTTTGGGACATTAATTTTGATAGCGATACGAACGTGATCGATGTGGCTATTCGCAGATTACGGCTTAAAATTGACGATGATTTTGAGATTAAGCTGATTCATACAGTTCGCGGTATGGGCTACCGCTTAGAGGTGATAGACAGTCCAGATGCTACTGCAAAAGCGCCGACATCATGA
- a CDS encoding DUF475 domain-containing protein translates to MGALAVIMLLSVKFHVPEIITGLIGIAFIGWSFKASLKHRNKDKLIN, encoded by the coding sequence ATTGGCGCCTTAGCAGTCATTATGCTTTTATCGGTAAAATTTCACGTTCCTGAGATTATCACCGGATTGATCGGTATTGCCTTTATCGGTTGGTCTTTCAAGGCTTCTCTTAAGCATCGAAATAAAGATAAGCTGATTAATTAA
- a CDS encoding DUF411 domain-containing protein, with the protein MTTFIRPLKQCVFSSRKDSQKIPKIALMMIVMGTLAACNPSTSTADPASNHSDQVTKAHSVTEKGSSDSNSALLKNASATVYKDANCGCCKDWISHVEGHGLTATSIDVADMRGVKERYDVPNDMQSCHTAVTSEGYVFEGHVPAKFVAQFLARPPENAIGLAVPDMPLGSPGMEYQNQFEPYQVMQLNKDGSTKVFANIESAQQQL; encoded by the coding sequence ATGACTACTTTTATTAGACCATTAAAACAATGCGTTTTTAGCTCACGAAAGGACTCACAAAAGATTCCAAAAATCGCGCTGATGATGATTGTCATGGGCACTTTAGCCGCTTGCAATCCGTCAACCTCAACAGCTGACCCAGCCTCTAACCACTCAGACCAAGTGACCAAAGCGCATTCTGTGACTGAAAAAGGGAGTTCTGACAGCAATTCAGCGCTGTTAAAAAATGCCTCAGCTACGGTTTATAAAGATGCCAATTGTGGCTGCTGTAAAGACTGGATTAGCCATGTCGAAGGTCATGGGTTAACTGCCACCTCAATTGATGTTGCCGATATGAGGGGAGTTAAAGAGCGTTACGACGTACCAAATGACATGCAATCATGCCATACCGCGGTGACAAGCGAAGGCTATGTGTTTGAAGGTCATGTTCCTGCAAAATTTGTAGCGCAGTTCTTGGCACGCCCTCCTGAAAATGCCATCGGTCTTGCTGTGCCTGATATGCCTTTAGGAAGCCCTGGTATGGAATATCAAAATCAGTTTGAGCCCTATCAAGTCATGCAGCTTAATAAAGATGGCAGCACCAAGGTGTTTGCTAATATTGAGTCAGCTCAACAGCAGCTATAA
- a CDS encoding nitroreductase family protein — MTQETIHLQDIFANRRTIYALTDQLPVSEQAVVDAVEHAILHTPSAFNSQTTRITVLFGEAHKRLWDIAETNLRQIVGDNDFSSTKQKMDSFRAGAGTILYFEDNDGIKALQEQFAIYADSFPIYAEHTNAMHQYAVWTQLSNLGIGASLQHYSAIFEQDVAQAFNIPSSWKLIAQMPFGGIAAQAGEKEFAATEARVMVVGQQ, encoded by the coding sequence ATGACTCAAGAAACAATTCACCTTCAAGATATTTTTGCAAACCGCCGCACCATTTATGCGCTAACAGACCAGCTTCCGGTCTCTGAGCAAGCGGTGGTTGATGCGGTAGAGCATGCCATTTTGCACACGCCCTCTGCGTTTAACTCGCAAACCACGCGGATTACCGTTCTGTTTGGCGAGGCGCATAAACGCCTTTGGGACATTGCTGAGACAAATTTAAGACAGATTGTCGGTGACAACGATTTTTCAAGTACGAAGCAAAAAATGGATAGCTTTCGCGCCGGTGCCGGAACGATTCTTTACTTTGAAGACAACGACGGTATCAAGGCGCTACAAGAGCAGTTTGCAATTTATGCCGACAGCTTTCCGATTTATGCTGAGCATACCAACGCCATGCACCAGTACGCCGTTTGGACGCAGCTGAGCAATTTGGGTATTGGTGCAAGTTTGCAGCATTATTCCGCCATTTTTGAACAAGATGTCGCCCAAGCGTTTAACATTCCAAGCAGTTGGAAGCTGATTGCCCAGATGCCGTTTGGCGGGATTGCAGCGCAGGCAGGCGAAAAAGAGTTTGCCGCCACTGAAGCGCGAGTGATGGTGGTAGGTCAGCAGTAA
- a CDS encoding ATP-binding protein codes for MTTTIITGRLSLLWRTLFLLTLFVAFTQIGLYLWIQRSVTGHLEQMDAEILTHAATNLHQYMMNNANASAAVTPQQNTKSILLSHEAGLDYDVKAVITDHQGKPISSSPTGFLSQLHNKGLVKDLWEKYHNEQFDLTIDHRFYRAIIIKNSTHLALIALPVDIHHQYLHRFNRQLILLLLATTFILVSVAAFSVHLGFAPLSTIRQKMRNINAEQLNDRIIVSKMPRELKPLAQAYNAMMTNLERNFEALSRFSDDIAHELRTPLATLTTQTQVMLNKPRALHEYVEQLHHQHDTLAQLSVLVNNMLLLAKTEKGLHDSHFIPVDTDGIMDKVIDYYDFIAEDKDIAFKKIGHFHHVLGDDSLLQRSFANLISNAIYYAAEHSEIIIKANLIEKSTDNRNKKNAALSKPAFLEITFCNRLDDPIEPKDVAKLSERFYRHHKQNQFHSGTGLGLSIVQSIVNAHNGKMSIQVNDKIFFEVSIQLPLPQASTLSK; via the coding sequence ATGACCACGACAATAATCACAGGGCGCTTATCGCTGCTTTGGCGAACCTTATTTTTATTAACGCTGTTTGTCGCCTTTACCCAAATCGGGCTTTATCTTTGGATTCAGCGCTCTGTCACAGGGCATCTTGAACAAATGGATGCTGAAATCTTGACTCATGCGGCGACCAATTTACATCAATATATGATGAACAATGCCAACGCGAGCGCCGCTGTAACTCCACAACAAAATACCAAAAGCATCCTACTTTCTCATGAAGCGGGGCTTGATTACGATGTTAAAGCCGTAATTACTGACCATCAAGGCAAGCCGATTAGCAGCTCCCCTACAGGATTTTTAAGCCAACTGCACAATAAAGGCTTGGTAAAAGACTTATGGGAAAAGTATCACAATGAACAATTTGATTTGACGATAGACCACCGTTTTTATCGCGCTATTATCATTAAAAACTCTACCCATTTGGCGCTTATCGCGTTACCGGTAGATATTCACCATCAATATCTTCATCGGTTTAACCGCCAGCTTATCCTTCTTTTACTGGCAACCACGTTTATCTTAGTTTCTGTTGCCGCCTTTAGTGTGCATTTAGGGTTTGCACCGCTTTCAACCATCAGACAAAAAATGCGCAATATCAACGCTGAGCAATTAAACGACCGGATAATCGTCAGCAAGATGCCACGCGAGCTAAAACCTTTAGCACAAGCTTATAATGCGATGATGACTAATCTTGAGCGCAATTTTGAGGCCTTATCACGATTTTCAGATGACATAGCCCACGAGCTACGAACCCCTTTGGCAACATTAACGACCCAAACTCAAGTCATGCTAAATAAACCACGCGCGTTACATGAATATGTCGAACAGCTGCATCATCAGCATGATACTTTAGCTCAGTTATCAGTTTTAGTTAATAATATGCTATTGCTGGCTAAGACAGAAAAAGGGCTTCATGATTCGCATTTTATTCCAGTTGATACCGATGGTATTATGGATAAGGTCATTGATTATTATGATTTTATTGCTGAAGATAAAGATATTGCCTTTAAAAAAATTGGTCATTTTCATCATGTGTTAGGCGATGATAGTCTTTTGCAGCGATCGTTTGCTAACTTAATCTCCAACGCTATTTACTACGCTGCGGAGCATAGCGAGATTATCATTAAAGCAAATTTAATAGAAAAAAGCACAGATAATCGCAATAAAAAAAATGCCGCACTATCAAAGCCCGCCTTTTTAGAGATTACCTTTTGTAACCGCTTAGATGACCCTATAGAGCCAAAAGATGTCGCTAAACTGTCTGAACGATTTTATCGCCATCATAAGCAAAATCAGTTTCACTCTGGAACAGGGCTGGGGCTGTCCATTGTTCAGTCTATTGTAAACGCTCATAATGGTAAGATGAGCATTCAAGTTAACGATAAGATATTCTTTGAGGTCAGTATCCAGCTGCCTTTGCCACAAGCCTCGACCCTATCAAAGTAG
- a CDS encoding glutathione S-transferase family protein, protein MGLLVDGKWQDRWYDTKDGRFKRKDSNFRNWVTKDGSKGSSGVGGFKAEPNRYHLYVSLACPWAHRTLIYRKLKGLTDMISISIVNPVMGANGWTFEEGAGVIADPIFNAQYLYEIYTAAQPDYTGQVTVPVLWDKKRNTIVNNESSEIIRMFNSAFDDIGAVAIDFAPPSLLALIDELNAFIYPAINNGVYKAGFATTQAAYEEAVMVLFDALDQLEARLSSQRYLTGRQITEADWRLFTTLIRFDSVYVGHFKCNIRRIVDYPNLWGYLRDLYQTKGVAETVNMTHIKTHYYTSHDTINPNKIIPVGPKIDFNSAHDREALG, encoded by the coding sequence ATGGGATTACTTGTAGACGGCAAATGGCAAGACCGCTGGTATGATACCAAAGATGGTCGTTTTAAGCGTAAAGACTCAAATTTTCGAAATTGGGTCACCAAAGATGGCAGCAAAGGCAGCTCAGGCGTTGGCGGCTTTAAAGCCGAGCCAAATCGCTATCATCTGTATGTGTCCCTTGCTTGTCCTTGGGCACATCGAACCTTGATTTATCGAAAGCTCAAAGGGTTAACGGACATGATATCGATATCAATCGTTAATCCCGTTATGGGCGCAAACGGTTGGACGTTTGAGGAGGGGGCAGGAGTGATTGCTGACCCGATTTTTAATGCTCAGTATTTATATGAGATTTATACTGCCGCTCAACCGGATTACACCGGACAGGTTACCGTTCCGGTGCTTTGGGATAAAAAGCGAAACACCATTGTCAACAATGAATCCTCTGAAATCATCCGTATGTTTAATTCAGCGTTTGACGACATTGGCGCGGTGGCTATCGATTTTGCGCCGCCCTCACTGCTTGCGCTGATTGATGAGCTGAACGCATTTATTTACCCCGCCATTAACAATGGTGTTTATAAAGCGGGCTTTGCCACCACCCAAGCGGCTTATGAAGAGGCGGTGATGGTGCTGTTTGACGCACTTGATCAACTAGAAGCGCGCTTAAGCTCGCAGCGGTATTTAACCGGTAGGCAGATTACGGAAGCCGATTGGCGCTTATTTACCACCTTAATCCGCTTTGATAGTGTTTATGTTGGGCATTTTAAATGTAACATCCGCCGAATTGTGGATTATCCGAACCTTTGGGGCTATTTGCGCGATTTATATCAAACCAAAGGCGTGGCTGAAACGGTCAATATGACGCATATTAAAACGCATTATTACACAAGCCACGACACGATTAATCCAAATAAGATTATTCCAGTAGGACCAAAAATCGATTTTAATAGCGCTCATGATCGAGAGGCGCTTGGCTAA